Sequence from the Thermocoleostomius sinensis A174 genome:
TTACACGGTTGATTCACAAGGTAATCGGCAGCAGCGGGTGCAGGTCATTTCCTCAATCTATGACGCCCGCAGTCGTCCCTGGTATCAAACGGCGGTGCAAAAAAGACAGGCCAGTTGGAGCGAAATTTATCAAACCTTTGAGCTACCAAGTTTGATTATTAGCGCAGCATTACCTCTATACAACACCTCTGGCGATGTGCTTGGAGTGGTAGGAGCCGATCTGGATTTAGAAGATATTAGTCACTTTCTTGCCAGTCTAGAGATCAGCCCATCAGGTCAAGCATTCATTGTGGAACGATCGGGGCAGTTGGTAGCCAGTTCTGCTTCTGAAACTCCTTATCGTTTTAATGAACGGCTGCGACAACCACAGCGGTTGCTTGCCATTGAAAGCACTGATCGATTAATTCAATCGGCGGCTCGGCACTTGAATCAGCAGTTTGGTAGCCTTGACAGCATTCTTGGTGAACAGCAGTTGGATTTTTACCTATCCGGTCAGCGCCAATTCTTACGAGTTTTACCCTTCCGCGATCGACGCGGCATTGATTGGTTAATTGTCGTTGTTGTGCCCGAGTCGGATTTTATTGCCCAAATTTACGCCCAACGTCGCACAACCATTGTGCTTTGCACGCTAGCCTTGCTGGGAACAATCGCACTGGGGCTGTGGATGTCTCGGTGGATTTCCTATCCCATTCAACAGTTGAGTCAAGCTAGCGGATTGTTAGCTCAGGGAGATTGGCACGAACCGCTAAACGAAGATAGCCCCATCACAGAACTACAAGTATTGACGCATTCCTTTAATTACACCGCTACTCAACTCCAGCAATCGTTCTGTCGAGTGCGCACGGCGCTGGAAGAGTCGCAAGAGAAATTTACTGACAGTGAAGCCCGCTTTCGTCATGCCTTTCATGATGCTCCTATTGGTATGGCGTTGATTGGATTAGACGATCGCTGGCTACAAGTGAATCCGATGCTGTGCGATATGCTCGGCTATCCTGAAACTGAACTATTGACGATGACAGCCTCAACTTTGGTACATCCAGATGATCTCAGCAAGCTAAACCACAATATCCAGCAACTCTCCCAGTCAGACGATCGCAATGCTCAAGTGGAGTTGCGCTACTGTTGTCAAGACGGCCGGGTGGCGTGGGGACGGCTCAGCCTCTCGTTAGTGCGTGATGTTGAAGATTGCCCCTGCTATTATGTGGCGCAAATTCAAGACATCACCGAGCAACATGCCATCGATCGGATGAAGAATGAATTTATTTCGATCGTCAGCCATGAACTGCGCACCCCTCTGACCGCCATTCGAGGATTTTTGGGACTGCTGGATACAGGAATTTACGACAACAAGCCCGACAAAGCCAAACACATGATTACCCAAGCGCTCACCAACAGCGATCGGCTGGTGCGATTGGTGAATGACATTTTGGAGTTGGAACGACAATCATCGGGGCGGGTGCAGTGGGTGATGGAAGTGTGCCAGGCCGCAACGCTAATCAACCAAGCCATCGCTGGGATGCAATCGATCGCCGATGAAGCCTTAATTAACCTAGTTGTGTCCTCTGCAACTGGCTCGGTCTGGGCGGCTCCAGATGCCATGATTCAAACGCTGACCAATTTGCTAAGCAACGCCATCAAATTTTCTCCACCCCATTCGATCATCACCCTGTCGGCACAACCACACCTCAATCACGTTTTGTTTCAAGTCAAAGATCAAGGACGGGGCATTCCAGACGATAAACTGGAAATGATTTTTGAGCGCTTTCAGCAAGTGGATGTATCTGATGCTCGGCAAAAGGGCGGTACGGGGTTAGGACTGGCCATTTGTCAAAGCATTATCCATCAACATGGCGGAAAAATTTGGGTAGAGAGCCACATAGGGGTAGGCAGTACTTTCTACTTCACGATTCCGTCATCTCCCTCCTCCTTATGACTGATGAACAACGATAGTCCTTAGCGAAGCAGAAAGACCCTCAAACGTTGACTAGCGAACCAAGTAACCCCTTCCATCGATTATTCTGAAAGAGGCGATCACACTCAGCTTGAGACATGGCACGCGGCGATCAAATTTATGTACTGCGCCCTTTGATGGGAATGGACGGCGTCTACGAACACCACGGCATCGATTGTGGCGATGGCACAGTAATTCACTACTCGAAAAGTGGTGATGAGGCAGAGATTGCTCGCACCTCTTACGAAGCGTTCAGTTGGGGCAAGCCAGTGTTTGTCAAGCACTATGCAACATCCTATGTCCCCGATGTAGTAGTAGCACGAGCAGAGAGCCGATTGGGAGAACGTCAATACAACTTGCTGTCGAACAATTGCGAACATTTTGCCAATTGGTGCAAAACGGGTCGCAACGAAAGCTACCAGTTGGCTGAATATGGACTGGATGCAACTCGGCTTAGCCCGATCGCATCGCGGCAGCTTGTCACAGAGGCAACTCAAGAGGGCGATCCACTCAAAGCTATGGAACTGTATACTCAGGCTCTCGGCAATTTAACCGCGACGCAAAATCGCTTACAAGCCCAATATAATCAAGCGCAAGATCAGGTGCTGACGTGGCATCGAGTGGCAGATTTGGCTTTGAAGCAGGGACGAGAAGACTTGGCACGGGCAGCATTAGAGCGGAAGGTGACCTACAAGCAACAGGCCACAAAACTACAGGCGCAAATTGCCCAACTGATTGAAACGCAAGAAACGATCAAACGCAACAGTGCTGGTTTGAAGCAGAAAATCACTTCCCATCTTTGAAATTCCTGTAGATATCTAACGGATACTTAATGAGGAGGTGGTTGCAAGTCCTTCCAGCACTTTAAATCTCTATGAATTTTCTCTATCCGACTCCACTTTGCCACTTCTAATCATCTTCTAATCCTCCTCTTAGGTGCCAACGTCCATAAATCTTCAGCAAAGCAAAAATCCCCACTTGCGTGGGGACCTGCTCGATGCACCAACTATTTGAGGAGCTTTTCAATACAATCAATGATTAGAGTGCGCTACGGCGCGTTGCAGCATAGTAGATGAACAAAGCAATCATGGCACCAATAATGGCTACGATGATACCCCCAATGCTGAGACCGGCTGCCGTCAGCGATAGGGTTCCGGTGGTCAGCAGGTTATAGAGAGAACCGCCAACAAACGCACCAATAACACCCAGAATTAATGTACCAAGAATGCCGCCGCCTTGATGTCCGGGATAAAGAGCCTTTGCAATAGCGCCAGCGATCAAACCTAATACAATCCAAGCCAAGATATTCATTGTTATTTCCTCAGTAAAACTGTGATTGTGCAGAACTTTATTTCGTTCGTTTTCTGATGTTTTTAATTTAGCAAGTTTGCATCAGTCGATCGCCTATCCGAAGGGGGAGGCGCGTTCTCACAAAAGGGAGAGGTTGCTGCCTGCGGAGTCTCTATCGCAGCGGTGAAGGCAAGGAAAAGCTTGTGCGCGTTGATGTACGCTAGTCTCTGTACTCAGCAATTTTTTCTTGCCACCGCAAACTTTTTATCAAACTCCTTCGTCATTTCCCTCTATTACTGTCTCGCGTTTCTCATCTTTCATGAACGGCATTGCTGCGATTCTGTCACTGCTTTTGGCTCAAACTCCTGCGCCACCGCCTCCTTCCCCACAAGAAACAGTACGCTTGCAAGAAGTGCGAGCGTTGCCAGGGCAACTAGATGACGTACTCGTTTTTAACAGCAATAGCCCAGAGTTAATTGGAACAGAAGGTATTTTGCTGTCTACTTTTCCTGCCGATGGCAAGCAATACCCGACTGCCCATCTCAATCTTGCGCTGCAAGGGCGCTTTGATATTTTTGCTCACCATGTCTTTAGGGCATTGTCTCCTGAAGATCTGCGTAGCGTGTACTTAGGAGTGGTTGCCTACAATCCAGGAATAGAACCTGTCACGATCGAGGTTTTGCAAGCAGCTAGCTATCTTAGTCAACCCGATGCTCCCTTTATTGATCTACCCTCGTCGGTTGATAATGCAGCGGGCAATGTGTACGCCGGGCCAGGCAGCCGGGTCATGAACGACGTGCTGCGGGGTCAGCGACAGACCATGTTTCCACCCACGATCGTGATTCCGCCCCAATCCTATCAACTGCTGCTAAATCTGCCGATTCCGGTGGCAACGCTCGACCCACCGTTGAATGGGCGATCGACCCTGATGCGAGTGCGGAGTAGTGGCCCGGTGTATGTAGCCAGTTTGGCGCTGATGGCTAGGGACACCGATGAGGGCAGCGAACGTGCTCCCGATCTGGCAGAATGGCAAGCATTGTTGGAAACAGGCGACTTGGCTGGCCCACGCGATCGTCCTCCGACATTGCTAGATAACACGGCTCCGATTAACGAAATTATCTATGGCCGAGTGGCAGGAGTGGCGCAGGGGTCCCGATGGCAAGCACAGGTCACCGATCGCCCTACCAACGCTGAACTCACCATTCCTGAACCGGGTCGTGCCTTTTCCTATGGGCTGAGTACTTTAGTGCGTGGTCGATTGGGAACCGAACAAGTGCAAACAGCCCCGTTGCTGGTGCGCTATCCTGACACAGCCTATCAGGCCCACGGCAATTATGGGATTCAGTATGATCTCACCTTGCCGTTGCACAATCCCAGTACTGAGGCTCGGACGGTGACAATTGCCCTGGAAACCCCAATCAAAGAAGATATATTAACGGAAGCTGGCTTGCGTTTTTTTGATCCATTGCCCACCCAAACCTTTTTTCGAGGAACTGTTCGGATTCGCTTTACGGACGATCGCGGCTTACCACAAACTCGCTATGTGCATTTAGTGCAACGTCGGGGACAAATGGGCGATGCGTTGGCCGTCCTCAACTTAGCGGCCGGCGAGCGGCGCTTGGTGGAGGTGAGTTTTCTGTATCCACCCGACTCAACCCCACCCCAAGTTTTGACCCTTCAAACCTTACCCTAAGTCAAATCTAAGCAATCTCTGAATCAGTAAGTAAACAGGTTTAGTGTTGCCACCATGTCAACTATTTTGCCCTCACCTCTTTAGCCCTCGTCTCCCAAAGCTAGGAGAGAAGGGAGTTTGAGCAAATTCTTACTTCCTTCTCCCAAGCTTAGGAGAAAGGAAGGGGATGAGGGTGATGGAGTACCAGCCAGTGTTTTAATTTAATAAAGTTGCACATTGCGTTAATGTTAATACTTCCGAAAGGTTCATGCTTGCAGAGCGCGCGTAACGGATAATCGATCGGGTTGATCGATCGGGAGAGAACCAGAGCAATGGATGTTAAAGCTGCTGTTGCCTATGCTGCGGGTGAACCGCTGAGCATTGAAACCATTCAGCTTGAGGGACCCAAAGAAGGCGAAGTCCTGGTTGAAATTAAAGCCACAGGAGTCTGTCACACCGACGCTTATACGTTGTCCGGTAAAGATCCCGAAGGTCTATTTCCGACCATCCTGGGACATGAAGGGGCGGGCATTGTAGTGGAGGTTGGTGAGGGCGTCAAAAGCGTCAAACCCGGCGATCATGTGATTCCGCTTTACACCCCGGAATGTCGGCAGTGTAAGTTTTGCCTCAGCCAGAAAACGAATCTATGTCAGGCAATTCGAGCGACGCAGGGCAAAGGTCTCATGCCCGATGGCACCAGCCGTTTCTCAGTCAATGGCAAGCCACTCTATCACTATATGGGCACATCCACGTTTGCGAACTACACCGTGCTGCCAGAAATTGCCGTAGCCAAAATTCGCGAAGATGCACCGTTCGATAAGGTTTGCTACATCGGTTGTGGTGTGACCACAGGAATCGGAGCCGTGATCTTTACCGCCAAAGTGGAACCGGGGGCAAAAGTGGTTGTGTTTGGCTTGGGCGGCATTGGACTGAACGTGATTCAGGGCTGTCGCATGGTGGGAGCCGATAGAATTGTGGGCGTCGATCTCAACCCCAGCAAGCGATCGATCGCCGAGCAATTCGGCATGACCCATTTCGTTAACCCTAAGGAAATTAGGGGTGATCTGGTGGCGCACTTAATCGAACTGACCGATGGCGGAGCGGATTATTCCTTCGAGTGCATCGGAAATGTGCAGGTAATGCGACAAGCGCTGGAGTGTTGCCATAAAGGCTGGGGCGTTTGTACCATCATTGGAGTTGCAGGAGCAGGCGAAGAAATCAGTACACGGCCATTTCAACTGGTGACAGGTCGGGTGTGGAAAGGCAGCGCCTTTGGAGGGGCCAGAGGCCGCACCGATGTACCGAAGATCGTGGATTGGTATATGGATCACAAAATCAACATTGACGATTTGATTACGCATACGCTGCCGCTGAACCAGATCAACGACGCCTTTGACCTGATGCATCACGGCGAGTCGATTCGCAGTGTCGTGTTATTTGATTAGGAAAAACCACCATCATGTCTGATGCTCTAACCGTGATTAACCAATATGCTTGCTTCAATGGCACCGTTGGTTTTTATCGTCATGCGTCCCAGGTGTGCAACTGCGAGATGCGATTTGCCGTGTTTGTGCCACCGCAAGCGAAACAAGCTTCTGTGCCAGTGCTCTATTATCTGTCGGGGCTGACCTGCACCGAAGAAAACTTCACCACCAAGGCTGGAGCGCAGCGCTATGCGGCAGAGTATGGCTTGATGTTGGTGGCTCCCGATACCAGTCCCCGAGGAGAAGATGTACCCGATGCGGAG
This genomic interval carries:
- a CDS encoding DUF3370 domain-containing protein gives rise to the protein MNGIAAILSLLLAQTPAPPPPSPQETVRLQEVRALPGQLDDVLVFNSNSPELIGTEGILLSTFPADGKQYPTAHLNLALQGRFDIFAHHVFRALSPEDLRSVYLGVVAYNPGIEPVTIEVLQAASYLSQPDAPFIDLPSSVDNAAGNVYAGPGSRVMNDVLRGQRQTMFPPTIVIPPQSYQLLLNLPIPVATLDPPLNGRSTLMRVRSSGPVYVASLALMARDTDEGSERAPDLAEWQALLETGDLAGPRDRPPTLLDNTAPINEIIYGRVAGVAQGSRWQAQVTDRPTNAELTIPEPGRAFSYGLSTLVRGRLGTEQVQTAPLLVRYPDTAYQAHGNYGIQYDLTLPLHNPSTEARTVTIALETPIKEDILTEAGLRFFDPLPTQTFFRGTVRIRFTDDRGLPQTRYVHLVQRRGQMGDALAVLNLAAGERRLVEVSFLYPPDSTPPQVLTLQTLP
- a CDS encoding ATP-binding protein, with translation MVAPLLHWLYFPKRSAKTPSQRTTVPLHLVLIVPFVLLSTGAVGIVGYLSWRSGQRAISDVVEQLQAKIGDHIEEKLTVYLETPHLINRINADAVQRGELNVTSRTSERYLWQQIQRFESVSWIYYGSEQEGSFVGITRANPDRSLQIVVNDATTNFEGHYYTVDSQGNRQQRVQVISSIYDARSRPWYQTAVQKRQASWSEIYQTFELPSLIISAALPLYNTSGDVLGVVGADLDLEDISHFLASLEISPSGQAFIVERSGQLVASSASETPYRFNERLRQPQRLLAIESTDRLIQSAARHLNQQFGSLDSILGEQQLDFYLSGQRQFLRVLPFRDRRGIDWLIVVVVPESDFIAQIYAQRRTTIVLCTLALLGTIALGLWMSRWISYPIQQLSQASGLLAQGDWHEPLNEDSPITELQVLTHSFNYTATQLQQSFCRVRTALEESQEKFTDSEARFRHAFHDAPIGMALIGLDDRWLQVNPMLCDMLGYPETELLTMTASTLVHPDDLSKLNHNIQQLSQSDDRNAQVELRYCCQDGRVAWGRLSLSLVRDVEDCPCYYVAQIQDITEQHAIDRMKNEFISIVSHELRTPLTAIRGFLGLLDTGIYDNKPDKAKHMITQALTNSDRLVRLVNDILELERQSSGRVQWVMEVCQAATLINQAIAGMQSIADEALINLVVSSATGSVWAAPDAMIQTLTNLLSNAIKFSPPHSIITLSAQPHLNHVLFQVKDQGRGIPDDKLEMIFERFQQVDVSDARQKGGTGLGLAICQSIIHQHGGKIWVESHIGVGSTFYFTIPSSPSSL
- a CDS encoding lecithin retinol acyltransferase family protein; amino-acid sequence: MARGDQIYVLRPLMGMDGVYEHHGIDCGDGTVIHYSKSGDEAEIARTSYEAFSWGKPVFVKHYATSYVPDVVVARAESRLGERQYNLLSNNCEHFANWCKTGRNESYQLAEYGLDATRLSPIASRQLVTEATQEGDPLKAMELYTQALGNLTATQNRLQAQYNQAQDQVLTWHRVADLALKQGREDLARAALERKVTYKQQATKLQAQIAQLIETQETIKRNSAGLKQKITSHL
- a CDS encoding S-(hydroxymethyl)glutathione dehydrogenase/class III alcohol dehydrogenase, translating into MDVKAAVAYAAGEPLSIETIQLEGPKEGEVLVEIKATGVCHTDAYTLSGKDPEGLFPTILGHEGAGIVVEVGEGVKSVKPGDHVIPLYTPECRQCKFCLSQKTNLCQAIRATQGKGLMPDGTSRFSVNGKPLYHYMGTSTFANYTVLPEIAVAKIREDAPFDKVCYIGCGVTTGIGAVIFTAKVEPGAKVVVFGLGGIGLNVIQGCRMVGADRIVGVDLNPSKRSIAEQFGMTHFVNPKEIRGDLVAHLIELTDGGADYSFECIGNVQVMRQALECCHKGWGVCTIIGVAGAGEEISTRPFQLVTGRVWKGSAFGGARGRTDVPKIVDWYMDHKINIDDLITHTLPLNQINDAFDLMHHGESIRSVVLFD
- a CDS encoding GlsB/YeaQ/YmgE family stress response membrane protein, giving the protein MNILAWIVLGLIAGAIAKALYPGHQGGGILGTLILGVIGAFVGGSLYNLLTTGTLSLTAAGLSIGGIIVAIIGAMIALFIYYAATRRSAL